DNA from Micromonospora nigra:
GCCGGCGACGGCCCGTGAGTGCAGGGCCCAGGCGGCCACCAGCACCCCGACGAGGACGCCGACGGCCGCGTACCCGGCTGCCACGGCGCGGGGTGAGGAGGCGTCCGGCACCTGCGCCATCCGCGCCGGTACGGCGACCAGCAGCACCGTTATGAGGGCGCCGAACCCGGCGGCGACCGCCAGGCAGAGCCGGCGCAGGGTGCCGCCGGGCCGTGCCGGTGCGGGTGGGGTCGCGGTCGACGCGGCCGTCGCGTCGACGGTCATCCCCTCCGCCGCCGGCCCCGACGCCGCGACCTCGGGCGACCGACGTTCGTGCAGCCGCTGTGCGCTGACGGCGCCGAGGACGGTGGAGGTGGCCCCGATCCAGGTGGCCCACACCAGGCTGGCCACCCAGGCGGCCGTGCCGGCGTCGGCCACGGCCGGCGTCCAGTTGATGATGCCCAGCCCGTAGCCGAAGCCCAGTTGCGCCGCGCCGGCGCCGGCAGCCACCCCGGTGGCGGTGGCGATCGATCCTCCCCAGCCCTGTCTGGCCATGCCGGGCAGCGTAGCGTCCGGCGGCCGGGGCGGCGAGTCGTGCGCGACGGTACCGGTGCAGGTCGACGCAGCGTGGTCGGCCGGGGCGGGTGCGGTCGGCGGTCGGTGCGGCACGTCCGCTGGTGCCGCCGAGCCGACAGCGGGCGGGTCGACACGCGGATGGCGGGCCGGCCGCTCCTACGCTTGACTCGACGGTGCGGGCCGACGGCGGTCCGGTGCGGAGAGGACGTGCCATGAGCGACGACCGCCAGCAACCCCCGGCCGGGGGCGACGACCGGACGCAGCGGATCCCGGATCCGGCCGACCGGACGCAGCGGATCCCGGATCCCGCCGACCGGGCGGCCGGGGACGGGCCGGCACCGGACCGGACGGGCCCGGACGCCACCGCGCCGCTGCACCGGGACGGGCCGGACCGCACCGCGCCGATGGACCGGGTTGGTCCCGATCGGACTGCGCCGATGGACCGGGTTGGTCCCGACGAGACCGCCGCGCTGCCGCCGGAGCGGTCCGGGCCGGCGTGGTCGGGGCGTGCGGAGGTGCCGCAGTCCCGGCCGGTCGACGAGGCCCCCGACTGGTACCCGGAGGATCAGTCCGGCCGGCGGTGGTGGGCGCCCATCCTGTGGGGGGTTCTGGTGCTGCTGCTGCTCGGCCTGTTGGGCGTCGGGCTGTGGTTCGCCCTGCGGTCGGCCGACGACCCGGCTCCCGCGCCGTCACCGACCGGCGCGCCGACGGCACCCCCCACCTCGGCGGCGCCGACCACCCGCGCGCCGACCACTGCGCCGGCCAGCACCGCTCCGGCCCAGGTGCCGATGCCGCCGCTGGAGGGCCTTTCGGTGGACGCCGCCCGCGTGATCCTGGACGGGCTCGACCTCGACTACCGGATCGAGTACCGCCCGTCCGACGCGCCGGAGGGCACCGTGCTCGCCACCGATCCGGAGGCCGGTGCGGAAGTGGACGCCGACGGGGAGGTGACGTTGATCGTGGCCGAGGCCGCGCCGTCGCCGTCGGTGACCTCGGCGAAGCCGACCGGCGAGGTCACGGCGTCGCCCACGCCGACTCCCTGAGCCGAAGGCGGCCGGCGCTCACCACATCCGGCGTCGCGTCCCGACCAGGCCCAGGCCGGCGAGGGAGATGGCCAGACCGAAGACCCCGGTCCAGAACAGCGACCGACTGATCTCCGCCGCCGAGTGGTCGCGGTGGGTCGGCGGCCCGGCCTGTGCGTACGGGTCAGCGCCCGCCGAGTCGTCGGGTGCCGTCCCTGCCGGGTCGGGCGCACCGAACAGGTAC
Protein-coding regions in this window:
- a CDS encoding PASTA domain-containing protein — protein: MSDDRQQPPAGGDDRTQRIPDPADRTQRIPDPADRAAGDGPAPDRTGPDATAPLHRDGPDRTAPMDRVGPDRTAPMDRVGPDETAALPPERSGPAWSGRAEVPQSRPVDEAPDWYPEDQSGRRWWAPILWGVLVLLLLGLLGVGLWFALRSADDPAPAPSPTGAPTAPPTSAAPTTRAPTTAPASTAPAQVPMPPLEGLSVDAARVILDGLDLDYRIEYRPSDAPEGTVLATDPEAGAEVDADGEVTLIVAEAAPSPSVTSAKPTGEVTASPTPTP